Genomic DNA from bacterium:
TTCAGGAATAACACACACTGCTGGGAGGCCGCGAAGGCCGCCGGGACCAGCGTGGAGGAAAACTTGTGAGTGGTTCGAAGCGCATTCGCGCCAACAGGAAACTGACGGATCGGCGGCAGGAGCTCACGCTTGCCGAGGGAGTGGAGCTCCTCAAGAAGACCGCGCCCGCCAAGTTCAATGAGACGGTGGAAATTTCGATTCGCCTCGGTGTGGATCCCAAGAAGGCCGATCAAATCGTACGCGGCACCGTGACTCTCCCCCACGGGACGGGCAAGACGGTCCGCGTTTGTGCCATCACGAAGAGCAAGCACAGCGAGGCGGAGGAAGCCGGTGCCGACGTGGTCGGTTTCGAGGACGTGCTCGAGAAGATCAAGGGCGGCTGGACCGACACCGACGTGGTCGTCGCCACGCCCGACGCCATGGCCGAACTTGGGAAGCTCGGCAAGATTCTCGGTCCGCGCGGACTCATGCCCAATCCCAAGTCGGGCACGGTGACTCAGAACATCGGCCAGGCCATTAAAGAGGTCAAGGCGGGCAAGACCGAATTCCGCGTGGACAAGTACGGGATTCTGCATCTCGGCGTGGGCAAGCTCTCGTTCTCGACCCGACAGCTGGAGGAGAATTTGGCGGAGTTTTTCCGCAACGTGATGCGTCATAAGCCGGCCACCGCCAAAGGGCAATACGTCAAGAGTGTCTTTCTGACCTCGACCATGGGACCGGGAATCCGGCTCGCGCGTTCGGTCGTCGAGTCGGCGAAATAATCGTCTTCGAGAACGGCGCTTCCGATTCACAATGCGCGGAAGCGCGAAAGAGATAGGATCAATGGAAACGGATACGATCAAGAGGCTGCCGAAACCCAAGAAGGCTGAGGCGGTACGCAGCCTGACCGAAAAAGTGGTGCGGGCGCGGGG
This window encodes:
- the rplA gene encoding 50S ribosomal protein L1, which encodes MSGSKRIRANRKLTDRRQELTLAEGVELLKKTAPAKFNETVEISIRLGVDPKKADQIVRGTVTLPHGTGKTVRVCAITKSKHSEAEEAGADVVGFEDVLEKIKGGWTDTDVVVATPDAMAELGKLGKILGPRGLMPNPKSGTVTQNIGQAIKEVKAGKTEFRVDKYGILHLGVGKLSFSTRQLEENLAEFFRNVMRHKPATAKGQYVKSVFLTSTMGPGIRLARSVVESAK